A region of Sulfurovum sp. DNA encodes the following proteins:
- a CDS encoding phosphoribosylglycinamide formyltransferase, translated as MKKLAVLFSGKGTNFAHIVKTLHGKEVEVVVALTNNPEAEGISIAKEANIPLKVVNSRIFETREAFDTEVVKWLKKYTPDLTVLAGFMRILTPLFTKQIRAINLHPSLLPRHKGLNAIKKSYDDTYPEGGVSVHWVTSKLDSGKTIVQKRISKKGLDFVTYNTAIKLIEKEILIEAIRKVL; from the coding sequence ATGAAAAAACTCGCAGTCCTTTTTAGTGGCAAGGGAACTAATTTTGCTCATATAGTAAAAACCCTACATGGTAAAGAGGTAGAGGTGGTTGTTGCATTAACAAATAACCCTGAAGCAGAGGGAATCTCTATTGCCAAAGAGGCAAATATTCCTCTTAAGGTTGTGAATTCAAGAATATTTGAAACCCGTGAAGCTTTTGATACTGAAGTAGTAAAGTGGCTAAAAAAATATACACCTGATCTGACGGTGCTGGCCGGATTTATGCGCATTCTGACCCCACTATTTACCAAACAGATACGAGCAATCAATCTTCATCCTTCTCTGTTGCCACGACACAAGGGGCTTAATGCTATCAAAAAGAGCTATGATGATACATACCCTGAAGGTGGGGTATCGGTACATTGGGTTACTTCCAAGCTTGACAGTGGCAAAACCATTGTACAAAAGAGAATCAGTAAAAAAGGGCTTGATTTTGTCACATACAATACCGCAATAAAACTAATCGAAAAAGAGATACTCATTGAAGCAATT
- a CDS encoding NAD(P)H-hydrate dehydratase, whose translation MQKLFKSCHKMDKRCYTKYDLNEDILMEHAAQGMATYIREYFPKGSTILIVCGSGNNGGDGVVLARQLYSDYTVSLYVPFGTSSPIAKLQLKRTLKLGITLCDKIHEADIIVDALFGAGLNRELDEATQILLHQLNTLTGFKLSCDVPTGVGSDGRLMPFAFKADVTVTMGALKESLYLDETKEVTGEIICTNLGVSRQMYELHSDTFVLERDDLKLPSRKQKSTHKGSFGHAAVFCGKKEGAGIIAAMAASCFGVGLTTLVTCKSISPPPFLMHENIVPKNTTALAIGMGLGDYFEAEFLQKHIIDSRLPIVLDADAFYSEALLGILSQKEREVVITPHPKEFTILWEKLTGESLSVAQIQSTRFDMVRRFNKKFPHVTLLLKGANMLMVQKNKLYVNPLGNNKLSKGGSGDVLSGLIVSLLAQGYTSLEATIQGSLALTLAAEKYDGASYAMLPTDLIENLSMLESMI comes from the coding sequence ATGCAAAAACTTTTCAAATCCTGTCATAAAATGGACAAACGCTGTTATACCAAATATGATTTGAACGAAGACATCCTCATGGAACATGCTGCACAGGGTATGGCTACATATATCAGAGAATACTTTCCCAAAGGAAGTACCATTCTAATTGTCTGTGGATCGGGGAACAATGGTGGTGACGGAGTAGTGCTGGCACGTCAACTTTATAGTGATTATACCGTCTCACTGTATGTCCCCTTTGGTACAAGTTCACCCATAGCAAAGCTACAGCTTAAGAGGACTTTGAAGCTTGGTATCACGCTATGCGATAAAATACATGAGGCTGATATTATTGTCGATGCACTTTTTGGAGCAGGACTCAACAGGGAGCTTGATGAAGCAACACAAATATTACTACATCAACTCAATACACTAACAGGTTTTAAACTTTCCTGTGATGTGCCTACTGGTGTAGGGAGTGATGGTCGGCTGATGCCGTTCGCGTTCAAAGCAGATGTCACAGTGACGATGGGGGCACTCAAAGAGAGTCTCTATCTTGATGAGACCAAAGAGGTGACAGGAGAGATCATCTGTACCAATCTGGGCGTAAGTCGTCAAATGTATGAACTTCACAGCGATACTTTCGTACTGGAGCGTGACGATCTAAAACTCCCTTCCCGCAAACAAAAAAGTACCCACAAAGGTAGTTTTGGTCATGCAGCAGTATTTTGTGGCAAGAAGGAGGGAGCGGGGATCATCGCAGCAATGGCAGCAAGCTGTTTTGGGGTCGGATTGACTACGTTGGTAACGTGTAAAAGTATCTCTCCGCCACCTTTTTTAATGCATGAAAATATAGTACCCAAAAATACTACTGCACTAGCAATAGGAATGGGGCTGGGTGACTATTTTGAGGCAGAATTCCTTCAAAAACATATCATTGACTCCCGTCTTCCTATTGTTTTAGATGCCGATGCTTTTTACTCTGAAGCACTACTTGGCATTCTTTCACAAAAGGAGAGAGAGGTAGTCATTACCCCGCACCCCAAGGAGTTTACTATACTATGGGAAAAGCTGACAGGAGAGTCTCTAAGTGTTGCACAGATACAGTCAACACGTTTTGATATGGTACGGCGTTTTAATAAAAAATTTCCACATGTCACCCTGCTACTTAAAGGTGCCAATATGCTTATGGTGCAAAAGAATAAGCTCTATGTCAATCCACTAGGAAACAACAAGCTGAGCAAAGGGGGAAGTGGCGATGTCCTGTCTGGGCTTATTGTCTCGCTTCTGGCACAGGGGTACACCAGTTTGGAAGCTACCATTCAGGGGTCACTCGCATTGACACTAGCTGCAGAGAAATATGACGGTGCTTCCTATGCAATGTTGCCAACAGACCTAATTGAGAACCTTTCTATGCTTGAGAGTATGATATAA